The following proteins are encoded in a genomic region of Pseudodesulfovibrio mercurii:
- a CDS encoding PLDc N-terminal domain-containing protein, with translation MMGFGGLLGLLVLVLDVYALVKIFQSTAGTGSKVLWIVLVLIFPVLGFLFWFLMGPKG, from the coding sequence ATGATGGGATTCGGCGGATTGCTCGGATTGCTCGTTCTCGTGCTGGACGTGTACGCCCTGGTCAAGATTTTCCAGAGCACGGCGGGCACCGGCTCCAAGGTCCTGTGGATCGTGCTGGTGCTGATCTTCCCGGTGCTCGGCTTCCTGTTCTGGTTCCTGATGGGGCCCAAGGGATAG
- a CDS encoding lipopolysaccharide assembly protein LapA domain-containing protein — protein MDKTTSPATQDQPKTGPTTWQKVRLATITTLVVLWIVFLLQNTEQTQVSFLWFTFATSRILLLLGTLVIGALVGAFLTYRLCVRNRKSQTKPPSFS, from the coding sequence ATGGACAAGACCACTTCCCCCGCGACCCAGGACCAGCCCAAGACCGGCCCGACCACCTGGCAAAAGGTCCGCCTGGCGACCATCACCACCCTGGTGGTCCTGTGGATCGTCTTCCTGCTCCAGAACACCGAACAGACCCAGGTCTCGTTCCTGTGGTTCACCTTCGCCACCTCGCGCATCCTGCTCCTGCTCGGCACCCTGGTCATCGGCGCCCTGGTCGGCGCGTTCCTGACCTACCGGCTGTGCGTCCGGAACAGGAAATCGCAGACCAAACCGCCCTCGTTCTCCTGA
- the corA gene encoding magnesium/cobalt transporter CorA: MARFLKKNDMTAGKPPGSLIFVGQQKVTEPRLRIIDYDEETLRDEIIRDVDVLAPCLTSRTTSWLNVDGLHEPEVMGRVGAAFSIPELILEDIVNTGHRPKMDEYPNLIFITLKMLSINEDRDRIISEQLSCVLTGRCLITFQEQPGDVFEPVRDRIRHQSGRLRRRGPDYLLYALLDRVFENYLKVIEIMGERIEAFDEEVLDDPSPELLEEINTYRREMAFIRRAVRPAREIALKLARTENELVAEEITPYLRDLTDMAEQTAEAVETYREMLNDHLNSYNMAVSNRLNDVMKFLTIFATIFIPLSFLAGLYGMNFDFMPELKFRYGYFVLLGGMGAVAVGMLLYFKKRKWI, from the coding sequence ATGGCCAGATTCCTGAAAAAGAACGACATGACGGCAGGCAAGCCGCCGGGATCGCTCATCTTCGTCGGCCAGCAGAAGGTCACCGAACCGCGCCTGCGGATCATCGACTACGACGAGGAGACCCTGCGCGACGAAATCATCCGCGACGTGGACGTGCTCGCCCCCTGCCTGACCAGCAGGACCACCTCCTGGCTCAACGTGGACGGTCTGCACGAGCCCGAGGTCATGGGGCGCGTGGGCGCGGCCTTCTCCATCCCCGAGCTCATCCTCGAGGACATCGTCAACACCGGGCACCGGCCCAAGATGGACGAGTACCCGAACCTCATCTTCATCACCCTGAAGATGCTGTCCATCAACGAGGACCGCGACCGGATCATCTCGGAACAGCTCTCCTGCGTGCTCACCGGCCGTTGCCTGATCACCTTCCAGGAACAGCCCGGCGACGTGTTCGAGCCCGTGCGCGACCGCATCCGCCACCAGTCCGGCAGGCTGCGGCGGCGCGGCCCGGACTACCTGCTCTACGCCCTGCTCGACCGCGTGTTCGAAAACTACCTCAAGGTCATCGAGATCATGGGCGAACGCATCGAGGCCTTCGACGAGGAGGTCCTGGACGACCCCTCCCCGGAACTGCTCGAGGAGATCAACACCTACCGCCGGGAGATGGCCTTCATCCGCAGGGCCGTGCGCCCGGCCCGGGAGATCGCCCTCAAGCTGGCCAGGACCGAGAACGAGCTGGTGGCCGAGGAGATCACCCCGTACCTGCGCGACCTGACCGACATGGCCGAGCAGACCGCAGAGGCCGTGGAGACCTACCGCGAGATGCTCAACGACCACCTGAACAGCTACAACATGGCCGTGAGCAACCGCCTGAACGACGTGATGAAGTTCCTGACCATCTTCGCCACCATCTTCATCCCCCTGTCCTTCCTGGCGGGCCTCTACGGCATGAACTTCGACTTCATGCCCGAGCTGAAGTTCCGCTACGGCTACTTCGTGCTCCTCGGCGGCATGGGCGCGGTGGCCGTGGGCATGCTGCTCTATTTCAAAAAACGCAAATGGATCTAG
- a CDS encoding succinylglutamate desuccinylase/aspartoacylase family protein yields the protein MTRPSVTIGGRTVLPGTRATVHLPVPDTFLRQGSVMPVHVFHGRRQGPSLFVCAAIHGDELNGVEIIRRLLRLKRLDRLAGTLYAIPIVNIYGFMANTRYLPDRRDLNRFFPGREGGSLASELASVFFENVVRHCDYGIDLHTGSNHRRNLPHIRGDMEDPTVLAMAEAFGAPLALDLSGMEGSLRAAAKENGVRVLLFEAGEPLRFDEFSIRAGLRGITSVLEALDMLPAGKRRRGRVPLQIATDRTWCRAPASGLFRASAKLGQHVARGEVLGTIYDPFGGRSTDLTAPQDGVIIGDQSLASVYKGDAVMHIARFDAPRQAQASVDEYSEMVMDARMAR from the coding sequence ATGACCAGACCATCCGTGACCATCGGCGGCAGGACCGTACTCCCCGGAACCCGCGCCACGGTGCACCTGCCCGTGCCCGACACCTTCCTGCGCCAGGGCTCGGTCATGCCGGTCCACGTCTTCCACGGCCGCCGCCAAGGCCCGTCCCTCTTCGTCTGCGCGGCCATCCACGGCGACGAGCTCAACGGAGTGGAGATCATCCGGCGGCTACTGCGCCTGAAGCGGCTGGACCGCCTGGCCGGGACCCTGTACGCCATCCCCATCGTGAACATCTACGGGTTCATGGCCAACACCCGCTACCTGCCGGACCGCCGCGACCTGAACCGGTTCTTCCCCGGCCGGGAGGGCGGCTCCCTGGCCTCGGAGCTGGCCTCGGTCTTCTTCGAGAACGTGGTCCGGCACTGCGACTACGGCATCGACCTGCACACCGGCTCCAACCACCGCCGGAACCTGCCGCATATCCGGGGCGACATGGAGGACCCGACGGTCCTGGCCATGGCCGAGGCCTTCGGCGCGCCGCTCGCCCTGGACCTGTCCGGCATGGAGGGGTCCCTGCGGGCGGCGGCCAAGGAGAACGGGGTGCGCGTCCTGCTCTTCGAGGCGGGCGAACCCCTGCGCTTCGACGAGTTTTCCATCCGCGCCGGGCTGCGCGGCATCACCTCGGTGCTCGAGGCCCTGGACATGCTCCCGGCGGGCAAGCGCAGGCGCGGGCGGGTGCCGCTCCAGATCGCCACGGACCGGACCTGGTGCCGGGCCCCGGCCAGCGGGCTGTTCCGGGCCTCGGCCAAGCTCGGCCAGCATGTCGCCCGGGGCGAGGTCCTGGGGACCATCTATGATCCCTTCGGCGGCCGGTCCACGGACCTGACCGCGCCCCAGGACGGCGTGATCATCGGCGACCAGTCCCTGGCCTCGGTCTACAAGGGCGACGCGGTCATGCACATCGCCCGATTCGACGCGCCGCGCCAGGCCCAGGCCTCGGTGGACGAGTATTCGGAAATGGTCATGGACGCCCGGATGGCGCGCTGA
- a CDS encoding YceI family protein — protein sequence MTQTRYLRALLLPLILLSVLALAVPAGAQAWKVDPDHSAAHFSIRHMMIAQVRGMFPDVTGTIDFDHDKPTALDITVGVNSIDTGVEARDAHLKSGDFFAAEIHPTMTFKSTRVFPAENGFSVAGLLTIKGASHEIQLTVTGLNDPRVDPWGNTRRGATALFTIDRRDYGVDWNAPLDGGGFMVGNTVHIAVDLEAIQPK from the coding sequence ATGACACAGACCAGATACCTCCGCGCCCTGCTCCTGCCGCTCATCCTGCTGTCGGTCCTGGCCCTGGCCGTCCCGGCCGGCGCCCAGGCCTGGAAGGTGGACCCGGACCACTCCGCCGCCCACTTCTCCATCCGGCACATGATGATCGCCCAGGTGCGCGGCATGTTCCCGGACGTCACCGGAACCATAGACTTCGACCACGACAAGCCCACCGCCCTCGACATCACCGTCGGCGTCAACAGCATCGACACCGGCGTGGAGGCGCGCGACGCGCACCTCAAGAGCGGCGACTTCTTCGCGGCCGAAATCCACCCGACCATGACCTTCAAGAGCACCCGGGTCTTCCCGGCCGAAAACGGCTTCTCCGTGGCGGGCCTGCTGACCATCAAGGGCGCGTCCCACGAGATACAGCTGACCGTCACCGGCCTGAACGACCCGCGCGTGGACCCCTGGGGCAACACCCGCCGGGGCGCCACCGCCCTGTTCACCATCGACCGCCGCGACTACGGCGTTGACTGGAACGCCCCCCTGGACGGCGGCGGCTTCATGGTCGGCAACACCGTCCACATCGCCGTGGACCTCGAAGCCATCCAACCGAAGTAA
- a CDS encoding ATP-dependent zinc protease, with protein sequence MKKTKEPKMIIGWREWVGLPDLDVPAIKAKVDTGARTSALHAFDVVPFERDGVPCVAFNVHPVQGNDDLVIPCTAPLVDRRKVTNSGGQSQNRYVIATTLLLAGRTWPIELTLTNRDEMKFRMLLGRNAMSGRLLVDPSLSMQAGSAHGRNAYAKRNKGHLPT encoded by the coding sequence ATGAAGAAAACGAAAGAACCGAAGATGATCATCGGCTGGCGGGAGTGGGTCGGTCTGCCCGACCTGGACGTGCCCGCCATCAAGGCCAAGGTGGACACCGGGGCCCGGACCTCGGCCCTGCACGCCTTCGACGTCGTGCCCTTCGAGCGCGACGGCGTGCCCTGCGTGGCCTTCAACGTCCACCCCGTGCAGGGAAACGACGACCTGGTCATCCCCTGCACCGCCCCCCTGGTGGACCGCAGAAAAGTCACCAATTCGGGTGGACAAAGCCAGAACCGCTATGTCATAGCCACCACCCTGCTGCTGGCCGGGCGAACCTGGCCCATCGAACTGACCCTGACCAACCGGGACGAAATGAAGTTCCGCATGCTCCTCGGACGCAACGCCATGTCCGGGCGGCTGCTGGTGGACCCGTCCCTGTCCATGCAGGCCGGGAGCGCCCACGGCAGGAACGCGTACGCAAAACGAAACAAAGGACATCTGCCCACATGA
- a CDS encoding SLC13 family permease, with product MTIPLPPNPHAVAVLLLTGLALVLFSRDRLPLETSSLVVLVCLAVGFEAVPFETDGVRLRAVDFFLGFGNEALVAVCALMIAGQGILRTGALDPVGRSLARFWRVSPGLSLLLTLLLGGFISAFINNVPVVVLLLPVLISVSLKTDTPAAKVLMPMGFSTLLGGTTTTIGTSTNLLVVAVAMEMGLAPFGMFDFAVPAVLAGLLGAAYLWLVAPRLLPDRRICLTDSSPRIFTAHLAVTQGGPLDAHPLHKALELTGNKMRIDALERGEGNKLMLLPDVKLAAGDHLVVSDTPERLKEFERVLSGTLFPAGSVDEPISDDNPFSDADQQITEIAVFQGSGLRGTTLNDYHFFDRTGLVALAIHRSGKRYERIEDHVGDILLRVGDILLVQGPRPNIAELKRNTDMLVLDSTMDLPYSSKAPLAVAIMLAVIVAAAAGLLPIAISATAGALLMILTGCLTWRDATRALSVQVVLIVVTSLALGTAMIRTGGAQYLGSVFVALSGNASPTMVLSGLMLLMAGLTNIISNNATAVIGTPIAVSIARQMGLPPEPFVLAVLFGANMSYATPMAYKTNLLVMNAGEYAFSDFLKVGVPLLLIMWGAYTFLLPLFYL from the coding sequence ATGACCATTCCCCTCCCGCCCAATCCCCACGCCGTCGCCGTCCTCCTGCTCACGGGCCTGGCCCTGGTCCTGTTCAGCCGCGACAGGCTCCCCCTGGAGACCTCCAGCCTGGTCGTCCTCGTCTGCCTGGCCGTGGGCTTCGAGGCCGTGCCCTTCGAGACGGACGGCGTGCGCCTGCGGGCCGTGGACTTCTTCCTCGGGTTCGGCAACGAGGCCCTGGTCGCGGTCTGCGCATTGATGATCGCGGGCCAGGGCATCCTGCGCACCGGCGCGCTCGACCCCGTGGGCCGCTCCCTGGCCCGGTTCTGGCGGGTCAGTCCGGGCCTGTCCCTGCTCCTGACCCTGCTGCTCGGCGGGTTCATCAGCGCCTTCATCAACAACGTGCCCGTGGTGGTCCTGCTCCTGCCGGTGCTCATCAGCGTGTCGCTCAAGACCGACACTCCGGCGGCCAAGGTGCTCATGCCCATGGGCTTCTCCACCCTGCTCGGCGGCACGACCACGACCATCGGCACCTCCACCAACCTCCTGGTGGTGGCCGTGGCCATGGAGATGGGGCTGGCCCCGTTCGGCATGTTCGACTTCGCCGTACCGGCCGTGCTCGCGGGGCTGCTCGGCGCGGCCTACCTCTGGCTCGTGGCCCCGCGCCTGCTGCCCGACCGCAGGATATGCCTGACCGACTCCTCGCCCCGGATATTCACCGCGCACCTGGCCGTGACCCAGGGCGGCCCCCTGGACGCCCACCCCCTGCACAAGGCCCTGGAGCTGACCGGCAACAAGATGAGAATCGACGCCCTGGAGCGGGGCGAGGGCAACAAGCTCATGCTCCTGCCCGACGTGAAGCTGGCCGCCGGCGACCACCTTGTGGTCAGCGACACGCCGGAGAGACTGAAGGAATTCGAGCGGGTGCTGAGCGGCACCCTGTTCCCGGCCGGTTCCGTGGACGAGCCCATCAGCGACGACAACCCCTTCAGCGATGCGGACCAGCAGATCACCGAGATCGCCGTGTTCCAGGGGTCCGGGCTCCGGGGGACCACCCTGAACGACTACCATTTCTTCGACCGCACTGGGCTCGTCGCCCTGGCCATCCACCGCTCGGGCAAGCGCTACGAACGCATCGAGGACCACGTCGGCGACATCCTGCTGCGCGTGGGCGACATCCTGCTCGTCCAGGGGCCGCGCCCGAACATCGCCGAACTCAAGCGGAACACGGACATGCTGGTTCTCGACTCGACCATGGACCTGCCCTACTCGAGCAAGGCCCCCCTGGCCGTCGCCATCATGCTGGCCGTGATCGTCGCCGCGGCCGCGGGCCTCCTGCCCATCGCCATCAGCGCCACGGCGGGCGCCCTGCTCATGATCCTGACCGGTTGCCTGACCTGGCGCGACGCCACCCGGGCCCTCAGCGTCCAGGTCGTCCTCATCGTGGTCACCAGCCTGGCCCTGGGCACGGCCATGATCCGGACCGGCGGTGCCCAATACCTCGGCTCGGTCTTCGTGGCCCTGTCCGGCAACGCCTCGCCGACCATGGTCCTGAGCGGCCTGATGCTGCTCATGGCCGGGCTGACCAACATCATCTCCAACAACGCCACGGCGGTCATCGGCACGCCCATCGCCGTATCCATCGCCCGACAGATGGGGCTACCCCCGGAGCCCTTCGTCCTGGCCGTGCTCTTCGGGGCGAACATGAGCTACGCCACGCCCATGGCCTACAAGACCAACCTGCTGGTCATGAACGCGGGCGAGTACGCCTTCTCGGACTTTCTCAAGGTGGGCGTGCCCCTGCTCCTGATCATGTGGGGGGCGTACACGTTCCTGTTGCCTTTGTTCTACCTGTGA
- a CDS encoding FAD-binding and (Fe-S)-binding domain-containing protein — translation MLIAPYDAIHRELLAFLPKDRVYTDPLRTLAYGTDASFYRLIPKIVVDTDSEDEVIRILAVVNAHQVPVTFRAAGISLSGQAISDSVLIRLGDGWRHYRILDDAARIELEPGIIGSQANRYLAPHGKKIGPDPASIDTCKIGGIVANNASGMCCGVAENSYKTLHSMRLVLVDGTPLDTGDPASREAFARTHRHILDGLSEMRERVLADETLAERIRRKFKIKNTTGYSLNAIVDFEDPFEILQHLLVGSEGTLAFISKVVYNTVVEHPHKASSLMRFPDVRSACEAATALRGGAVSAAEIMDRASIGSVQDKPGMPEGLDQLGPDACALLVEVRAGSADELAAKIEKVRETIAHIEPLEPHRFTDVPAEFGRLWNVRKGLFPAVGAVREPGTTVIIEDVAFPIESLADGALDLQELFRKHGYDKAIIFGHALEGNLHFVFTQDFNTQAEIDRYEAFMNDVTDMVANKYHGSLKAEHGTGRNMAHFVELEWGRDAFALMRDIKHLFDPRKLLNPGVILNDDPRAHLKDLKPLPVADDMIDRCIECGFCEPVCPSRTLTLTPRQRIVAYREISRREQAGDAAETKKAFHDSFDYDGEATCAADGLCGTRCPVAIDTGKFIKQYRAWGHGRWANAAATFAANTTGMTIHAVSGALRVAGAAQDLLGDRAMDAVAGSLHKYSGKRIPRWNTSMPRAATPARLSSPATGNRVVYFPSCVARHMGPEKHDPDKTAIRDRTLSLLAKAGYEVVYPANMTKLCCGQPWESKGFMDQADAKLQELECALRAASNGGELPILCDTSPCLYRMKEHIKGLKLYEPVEFAVQFLADRLEFTPVNRRIALHVTCSSRKMGLAESMEALARRCAREVVVPGEIFCCGFAGDRGFNYPELNEASLKDLRKQLDGCTMGYSTSRTCEIGLSLHGKVPYKNIVFLLDEASWPKQAE, via the coding sequence ATGCTCATCGCACCATATGACGCCATCCATCGGGAACTGCTCGCGTTCCTGCCCAAAGACCGGGTCTACACCGATCCCCTGCGCACCCTGGCCTACGGCACGGACGCCAGCTTCTACCGGCTCATCCCCAAGATCGTGGTCGACACGGACAGCGAGGACGAGGTCATCCGCATCCTGGCCGTGGTCAACGCCCACCAGGTGCCGGTGACCTTCCGCGCCGCCGGGATCAGCCTGTCCGGCCAGGCCATCAGCGACTCGGTGCTCATCCGCCTGGGCGACGGCTGGCGGCACTACCGCATCCTCGACGACGCCGCCAGGATCGAGCTGGAGCCGGGCATCATCGGCAGCCAGGCCAACCGGTACCTGGCCCCGCACGGCAAGAAGATCGGTCCGGACCCGGCCTCCATCGACACCTGCAAGATCGGCGGCATCGTGGCCAACAACGCCTCGGGCATGTGTTGCGGCGTGGCCGAGAACTCCTACAAGACCCTGCACTCCATGCGCCTGGTCCTGGTGGACGGCACCCCGCTGGACACCGGCGATCCGGCCAGCCGCGAGGCCTTCGCCCGCACGCACCGGCATATCCTCGACGGGCTTTCCGAGATGCGCGAACGGGTCCTGGCCGACGAGACCCTGGCCGAACGCATCCGGCGCAAGTTCAAGATCAAGAACACCACCGGCTACAGCCTGAACGCCATCGTGGACTTCGAGGACCCCTTCGAGATCCTGCAACACCTCCTGGTGGGCAGCGAAGGCACCCTGGCCTTCATCTCCAAGGTCGTCTACAACACCGTGGTCGAACACCCGCACAAGGCCTCCTCCCTGATGCGCTTCCCGGACGTGCGCTCGGCCTGCGAGGCCGCCACCGCCCTGCGCGGCGGGGCCGTGTCCGCGGCCGAGATCATGGACCGCGCGTCCATCGGTTCGGTCCAGGACAAGCCGGGCATGCCCGAGGGGCTGGACCAGCTCGGCCCGGACGCCTGCGCCCTGCTGGTCGAGGTCCGCGCCGGGTCCGCCGACGAGCTGGCCGCCAAGATCGAGAAGGTCCGGGAGACCATCGCGCACATCGAGCCGCTGGAACCGCACCGTTTCACCGACGTGCCCGCCGAGTTCGGCAGGCTGTGGAACGTGCGCAAGGGCCTCTTCCCGGCCGTGGGCGCGGTGCGCGAGCCGGGCACCACGGTCATCATCGAGGACGTGGCCTTCCCCATCGAGTCCCTGGCCGACGGCGCCCTCGACCTCCAGGAGCTCTTCCGCAAGCACGGCTACGACAAGGCCATCATCTTCGGCCACGCCCTGGAGGGGAACCTGCACTTCGTCTTCACCCAGGACTTCAACACCCAGGCCGAGATCGACCGCTACGAGGCGTTCATGAACGACGTCACCGACATGGTCGCCAACAAGTACCACGGCTCCCTCAAGGCCGAGCACGGCACCGGCCGGAACATGGCCCACTTCGTGGAGCTCGAATGGGGCCGCGACGCCTTTGCCCTCATGCGCGACATCAAGCACCTCTTCGACCCCAGGAAGCTGCTCAACCCCGGCGTCATCCTCAACGACGACCCGCGCGCCCACCTCAAGGACCTCAAGCCCCTGCCCGTGGCCGACGACATGATCGACCGCTGCATCGAGTGCGGCTTCTGCGAGCCGGTCTGCCCGTCGCGCACCCTGACCCTGACCCCGCGCCAGCGCATCGTGGCCTACCGCGAAATCTCCCGTCGCGAACAGGCGGGCGACGCGGCCGAGACCAAAAAGGCCTTCCACGACAGCTTCGACTACGACGGCGAGGCCACCTGCGCGGCCGACGGCCTGTGCGGCACGCGCTGTCCCGTGGCCATCGACACCGGCAAGTTCATCAAGCAGTACCGGGCCTGGGGACACGGCCGCTGGGCCAACGCCGCGGCCACCTTCGCGGCCAACACCACGGGCATGACCATCCACGCGGTCTCCGGGGCCCTGCGCGTGGCCGGGGCCGCCCAGGACCTGCTCGGCGACCGGGCCATGGACGCCGTGGCAGGCTCCCTGCACAAGTACTCCGGCAAGCGCATCCCCCGGTGGAACACCTCCATGCCCCGCGCCGCAACGCCCGCCCGCCTGTCCTCGCCCGCCACCGGCAACCGCGTGGTCTACTTCCCCAGCTGCGTGGCCCGGCACATGGGCCCGGAAAAGCACGATCCGGACAAGACCGCCATTCGCGACCGCACCCTCAGCCTCCTGGCCAAGGCGGGCTACGAGGTGGTCTACCCCGCGAACATGACCAAACTGTGCTGCGGTCAGCCCTGGGAATCCAAGGGGTTCATGGACCAGGCCGACGCCAAGCTCCAGGAGCTCGAATGCGCCCTGCGCGCGGCCAGCAACGGCGGCGAACTGCCCATCCTCTGCGACACCAGCCCGTGCCTCTACCGCATGAAGGAGCACATCAAGGGGCTCAAGCTGTACGAGCCCGTGGAGTTCGCGGTCCAGTTCCTGGCCGACAGGCTGGAGTTCACCCCGGTCAACCGCCGTATCGCCCTGCACGTCACCTGCTCCTCGCGCAAGATGGGGCTGGCCGAGTCCATGGAGGCCCTGGCCCGCCGCTGCGCCCGCGAAGTGGTCGTGCCCGGCGAGATATTCTGCTGCGGCTTCGCCGGAGACCGGGGCTTCAACTACCCCGAACTGAACGAGGCGTCCCTCAAGGACCTGCGCAAACAGCTCGACGGCTGCACCATGGGCTACTCCACCTCGCGCACCTGCGAGATCGGCCTGTCCCTGCACGGCAAGGTGCCCTACAAGAACATCGTCTTCCTGCTCGACGAGGCCAGCTGGCCGAAACAGGCGGAGTAG
- a CDS encoding mechanosensitive ion channel family protein: MEFTETAGWIIRVLLALAVGAAAFTLIRLFSGGRARRWRDLRELLSRSTKRRVILFLAVFATALGLSILVPPSHLPEGWSGPAVTAMNTAWVVLAAWAATLALSAMTGVVSWKYDMDMEDNLGAREVQTKVRILHRIVVVVVWFAAAAAVLMQFERFRLLGGTMLASAGVLSIVLGISAQKTFGAIIAGIQIALAHPVNLDDVVIVEGEWGRIEEITFTYVVVKLWDQRRLVVPITYFTDTVFQNWTKKSAEIIGSVFLHVDYATPLEPLRAELTRLCETSGGLWNGKTCVLQVTDAGPETMTLRAIVSAADASRAWDLRCLVREGLIGYLNGHYPECLPRRRVLLQGGPDREA, from the coding sequence ATGGAGTTCACGGAGACGGCGGGCTGGATCATCCGGGTCCTGCTGGCCCTGGCGGTCGGGGCGGCGGCGTTCACCCTTATCCGGCTGTTCAGCGGAGGCCGGGCCCGGCGGTGGCGCGACCTGCGCGAGCTGCTTTCCCGGTCCACGAAGCGGCGGGTAATCCTGTTTCTGGCGGTTTTCGCCACGGCCCTGGGCCTGTCCATCCTGGTGCCGCCGTCCCATCTGCCCGAGGGCTGGTCCGGGCCCGCCGTGACGGCCATGAACACGGCCTGGGTGGTGCTGGCGGCCTGGGCCGCGACCCTGGCCCTGTCGGCCATGACCGGCGTGGTCAGCTGGAAGTACGACATGGACATGGAGGACAACCTGGGCGCGCGCGAGGTCCAGACCAAGGTGCGCATCCTGCACCGGATCGTCGTGGTCGTGGTCTGGTTCGCGGCGGCCGCGGCCGTGCTCATGCAGTTCGAGCGCTTCCGTCTGCTGGGCGGGACCATGCTGGCCTCGGCCGGAGTGCTCAGCATCGTGCTCGGCATCTCGGCCCAGAAGACCTTCGGGGCGATCATCGCGGGCATCCAGATCGCCCTGGCCCACCCCGTCAACCTGGACGACGTGGTCATCGTGGAGGGCGAGTGGGGGCGCATCGAGGAGATCACCTTCACCTACGTGGTGGTCAAGCTCTGGGACCAGCGCCGTCTGGTGGTGCCGATCACCTATTTCACGGACACCGTGTTCCAGAACTGGACCAAGAAGTCCGCGGAGATCATCGGCTCGGTCTTTCTGCACGTGGACTACGCCACCCCGCTCGAACCCCTGCGCGCGGAGCTGACCCGGCTGTGCGAGACCTCGGGCGGGCTGTGGAACGGCAAGACCTGCGTGCTCCAGGTGACCGACGCCGGGCCGGAGACAATGACCCTGCGGGCCATCGTCAGCGCGGCGGACGCGTCCAGGGCGTGGGACCTGCGCTGCCTGGTGCGCGAGGGGCTGATCGGATACCTCAACGGGCACTATCCCGAGTGTCTGCCCAGGCGGCGGGTGCTGTTGCAGGGCGGCCCGGACCGGGAGGCGTGA
- the rimK gene encoding 30S ribosomal protein S6--L-glutamate ligase produces MKIVILSRKASLYSTTALAEAGRTRGHVVEVINPLRCYMNITSHSPSIHYKGERVEAVDAVIPRIGASITFFGCAVVRQFEMMGVYSLNESIAITRSRDKLRSLQLLSRKGIGLPVTGFASSTKFTGDLIDLVGGAPLVVKLLEGTQGIGVVLAETRHAAESVIQAFQGLNANILVQEYIKESRGTDIRCLVVGGKVVAAMRRTAGKGEFRSNIHRGGSAAPIKITPEERSTAVRAARIMGLNVCGVDLLRSNHGPVVMEVNSSPGLEGIEKATGIDIAGKIIEFIEKNAKPGKTKTRGKG; encoded by the coding sequence ATGAAAATCGTGATCCTGTCGCGCAAGGCGAGCCTCTATTCCACCACGGCCCTGGCCGAGGCGGGCCGGACCCGAGGCCACGTCGTGGAGGTCATCAATCCCCTGCGCTGCTACATGAACATCACCTCCCACAGCCCGTCCATCCACTACAAGGGCGAGCGGGTGGAGGCCGTGGACGCGGTCATCCCGCGCATCGGCGCGTCCATCACCTTCTTCGGCTGCGCCGTGGTGCGCCAGTTCGAGATGATGGGCGTATACAGCCTGAACGAGTCCATCGCCATCACCCGCTCCCGCGACAAGCTGCGCAGCCTGCAACTGCTGTCGCGCAAGGGCATCGGGCTGCCGGTCACCGGCTTCGCCAGCTCCACCAAGTTCACCGGCGACCTCATCGACCTGGTGGGCGGCGCGCCCCTGGTGGTCAAGCTGCTGGAGGGCACCCAGGGCATCGGCGTGGTCCTGGCCGAGACCCGGCACGCGGCAGAGAGCGTCATCCAGGCCTTCCAGGGGCTCAACGCCAACATCCTGGTCCAGGAGTACATCAAGGAGTCGCGCGGCACGGACATCCGCTGTCTGGTGGTCGGCGGCAAGGTGGTGGCGGCCATGCGGCGCACCGCGGGCAAGGGCGAGTTCCGCTCGAACATCCATCGCGGGGGCTCGGCCGCGCCCATCAAGATCACCCCGGAGGAGCGCTCCACGGCCGTGCGGGCCGCCCGGATCATGGGGCTGAACGTCTGCGGCGTGGACCTGCTGCGCTCCAACCACGGCCCGGTGGTCATGGAGGTCAACTCCTCGCCGGGCCTGGAGGGCATCGAAAAGGCCACGGGCATCGACATCGCGGGCAAGATCATCGAATTCATCGAGAAGAACGCCAAGCCCGGCAAGACCAAGACGCGCGGCAAGGGCTAG